One region of Priestia megaterium genomic DNA includes:
- the uca gene encoding urea carboxylase, protein MFTKVLIANRGAIAVRIERTLRHFGVKSVAVYTEADQDSLHVDEADEAILIGSGPVKESYLNEDLILDIAKKTGAEAIHPGYGFLSENAEFARRCRAEGIVFIGPTPQQMEIFGLKHSAREIAQKADVPLLPGTPLITDVSEAVRAAEEIGYPVMLKSTAGGGGIGMRVCQDEKALQAAFDSVCHLAQTNFKNSGVFLEKYIQKARHVEVQIFGNSFGEVVALGERDCSIQRRNQKVIEESPAPNFPSYIRENMLQAATRLAKEVGYRSAGTVEFLYDAEAEKFYFLEVNTRLQVEHGVTEEVLNIDLVEWMLKEACDELVNLPSLLPVPSGHSIQARIYAEDCLNDFRPSGGQIDQAIFSKSARVETWVRDGITVTSLYDPMLAKIIVHGKTREEALLKLSAALKETRLYGVTTNLQYLQGLLEEKACKTGDVYTQMLNSYTPSEQAIEVLDGGVQSTVQDYPGRTGHWNVGVPPCGPMDPFAFRIGNKLLGNSPDAPGIEMTLRGGSYKFRDDVSFCITGANMHATLDGAEIPMYKTIQAKPEQILSFGEATEGMRTYLLIGGGLDMPKILGSSSTFTLGSFGGHGGRALRTGDVLRVSDYAHVENELALSYQPTMSKEWTIGVIPGPHCTEEFLQPEYLQQLTDTKWEVHFNSSRTGVRLIGPAPFWTREDGGEAGLHPSNIHDNAYAIGTLDLTGDMPILLGPDGPSLGGFVCPVTTASAEFWKIGQLHPGDKISFKLIDLEQAEKLKCTQEDFLQHIGTSASLPVLTNPVAQPLKSDYPLLINETENRRFPFSVRCSGDANILVEYGEMELDLLLRFQVHALMEAIQKHKDLPVLDLTPGIRSLQIHIDATKMSILELCQHISAIDRALPPLEEMEVPSRIVKLPLSWDDPATQLAIERYQQNVRPDAPWCPSNLEFIRRVNGLDHIEDVKRVVFDANYLVMGLGDVYLGAPVATPLDPRHRLVTTKYNPARTWTPENAVGIGGAYMCVYGMEGPGGYQFVGRTIQMWNRLRQTESFEAGKPWLLRFFDQIQFYPVEADELLKLREDFLRGRFEADITETTFKLGEYLDFLSSIEESTAAFRHTQQAAFQTEREDWKALGLAEYVSEHETAEITEQELPEGTEAARCTMPGSVWKVLVEEGQKVKKGDTLIIEESMKMEFPQLAPMDGYISSIHVKPGDEVQAGQLIAGIKAFSPITH, encoded by the coding sequence ATGTTTACAAAAGTATTAATTGCGAACCGAGGAGCAATTGCCGTTAGAATTGAGCGAACATTACGACATTTTGGAGTGAAATCTGTGGCTGTTTATACAGAAGCTGATCAAGACAGCCTGCACGTTGATGAAGCAGATGAAGCCATTTTAATTGGCAGCGGCCCGGTCAAAGAAAGTTATTTAAACGAAGACCTTATTCTAGATATCGCAAAGAAAACAGGAGCAGAAGCTATTCATCCAGGCTACGGTTTTTTAAGCGAAAACGCGGAATTTGCTCGTCGCTGTCGAGCTGAAGGAATTGTATTTATTGGTCCTACACCTCAGCAAATGGAAATATTCGGATTGAAACATTCAGCTCGGGAAATTGCGCAAAAAGCGGACGTGCCTTTGCTTCCTGGTACACCTCTTATTACAGATGTATCAGAAGCTGTACGTGCTGCTGAAGAGATTGGCTATCCCGTTATGTTAAAAAGTACAGCTGGGGGCGGCGGAATTGGAATGCGTGTTTGCCAGGATGAAAAAGCGCTTCAAGCCGCTTTTGACTCAGTTTGCCATTTAGCACAAACAAACTTTAAAAACAGCGGTGTTTTTTTAGAGAAATACATTCAAAAAGCTCGCCATGTGGAAGTTCAAATCTTCGGGAATTCTTTTGGAGAAGTAGTAGCTTTAGGGGAACGCGACTGCTCTATTCAGCGAAGAAATCAAAAAGTAATTGAAGAAAGTCCAGCTCCAAACTTCCCTTCATATATACGGGAAAATATGCTGCAAGCAGCTACTCGACTAGCTAAAGAAGTGGGATACCGAAGTGCAGGAACAGTAGAATTTTTATATGACGCCGAAGCGGAGAAGTTTTATTTTTTAGAAGTAAATACTCGTCTTCAAGTAGAACACGGCGTTACAGAAGAAGTGTTAAACATCGATTTAGTAGAATGGATGCTTAAAGAAGCATGCGATGAGCTGGTAAACCTTCCTTCTTTGCTTCCTGTTCCTTCAGGTCACAGTATCCAAGCGCGTATTTATGCCGAAGATTGCTTAAATGATTTTCGTCCAAGCGGCGGGCAAATCGACCAAGCCATTTTCTCTAAAAGTGCTCGAGTTGAAACATGGGTGCGAGACGGCATTACTGTAACATCACTTTATGATCCTATGCTAGCTAAAATTATCGTTCATGGAAAAACACGAGAAGAAGCTCTTCTAAAATTGAGCGCTGCTTTAAAAGAGACAAGATTATACGGCGTTACTACTAATCTTCAATACTTGCAGGGACTGTTAGAAGAAAAAGCGTGTAAAACAGGCGATGTGTATACTCAAATGCTTAACTCATATACTCCGAGCGAACAAGCAATTGAAGTTTTAGACGGCGGCGTTCAGTCTACTGTTCAAGATTACCCGGGACGCACCGGGCACTGGAATGTAGGAGTTCCTCCGTGCGGCCCAATGGATCCTTTTGCTTTTCGCATAGGAAACAAACTTCTCGGAAATTCACCGGATGCCCCGGGAATTGAAATGACTCTCCGAGGCGGCTCTTATAAATTTAGAGACGATGTATCTTTTTGTATTACCGGTGCTAACATGCATGCTACATTAGACGGCGCTGAAATTCCCATGTATAAAACCATTCAAGCAAAGCCGGAACAAATTCTTTCATTTGGTGAAGCAACCGAAGGAATGCGCACGTATTTACTGATTGGCGGCGGACTTGATATGCCTAAAATATTAGGCAGTTCTTCTACTTTTACACTAGGAAGTTTCGGAGGACACGGCGGAAGAGCACTTCGCACGGGAGATGTACTGCGTGTTTCTGACTACGCTCACGTTGAAAATGAACTTGCTCTTTCCTACCAGCCGACCATGTCTAAAGAATGGACAATCGGAGTGATTCCCGGCCCTCATTGTACAGAAGAGTTTTTGCAGCCAGAGTACTTACAGCAGCTAACAGATACAAAATGGGAAGTTCATTTTAACAGCTCTAGAACAGGCGTTAGGTTAATAGGTCCCGCTCCTTTTTGGACCCGTGAAGATGGAGGAGAAGCCGGTTTGCACCCATCAAATATTCATGATAATGCCTATGCCATCGGCACCTTAGACTTAACCGGAGATATGCCTATTTTACTTGGCCCAGACGGTCCGAGCCTCGGCGGCTTTGTTTGCCCTGTTACGACTGCTTCAGCAGAGTTTTGGAAAATAGGACAGCTTCATCCCGGAGATAAAATTTCGTTTAAATTAATTGACCTTGAACAAGCTGAAAAACTCAAGTGTACGCAGGAAGACTTTTTACAGCATATCGGAACATCTGCATCACTTCCTGTGCTTACAAATCCAGTAGCACAGCCGCTCAAAAGCGATTATCCGCTGCTGATTAACGAAACGGAAAATAGACGCTTCCCATTTTCCGTCCGCTGCTCAGGCGATGCAAATATACTTGTAGAATACGGAGAAATGGAGCTGGATCTGCTGCTTCGCTTCCAAGTGCATGCTTTAATGGAAGCTATTCAAAAGCATAAGGATTTACCAGTTCTAGATTTAACGCCTGGTATCCGTTCTCTTCAAATTCATATTGATGCAACAAAGATGTCTATTCTTGAACTTTGCCAGCACATTTCAGCTATAGATCGCGCACTTCCTCCACTTGAAGAAATGGAAGTTCCGTCTCGTATTGTAAAACTTCCGCTTTCATGGGATGATCCTGCGACTCAATTGGCTATTGAACGCTATCAGCAAAACGTTCGTCCAGATGCACCCTGGTGTCCAAGCAATCTAGAGTTTATTCGCCGAGTAAACGGTCTGGATCACATTGAAGATGTGAAACGAGTTGTATTTGACGCTAATTATCTTGTAATGGGGCTTGGAGATGTATATTTAGGCGCGCCTGTTGCTACGCCTCTAGACCCTCGTCACCGTTTAGTGACAACGAAATATAATCCCGCTCGTACATGGACACCTGAAAATGCAGTTGGTATTGGCGGTGCGTATATGTGCGTATACGGAATGGAAGGTCCTGGGGGCTATCAATTTGTGGGACGCACGATTCAAATGTGGAACCGACTTCGTCAAACGGAAAGTTTTGAAGCAGGAAAACCGTGGCTTCTTCGTTTCTTTGATCAAATTCAATTTTACCCAGTAGAAGCAGATGAGCTTTTAAAACTGCGCGAAGATTTTCTTCGCGGGAGATTTGAAGCAGATATTACGGAGACAACGTTTAAACTTGGAGAATATTTAGATTTTCTTTCATCTATTGAAGAAAGCACGGCTGCTTTTCGTCACACCCAGCAGGCTGCTTTTCAAACAGAGCGAGAAGATTGGAAAGCACTCGGCTTAGCTGAGTACGTCTCTGAACATGAAACAGCTGAAATTACGGAACAAGAACTGCCTGAAGGTACGGAGGCCGCCCGCTGTACAATGCCGGGAAGCGTATGGAAAGTTCTTGTTGAAGAAGGACAAAAAGTTAAAAAAGGCGATACGTTAATTATCGAAGAAAGCATGAAAATGGAGTTTCCACAGCTAGCACCTATGGATGGATATATCAGTTCTATTCATGTAAAACCCGGCGATGAAGTACAGGCTGGACAGCTGATTGCCGGTATAAAAGCCTTTTCTCCAATTACTCATTAA
- a CDS encoding NAD(P)-dependent oxidoreductase, protein MKIGVIGATGKAGQLIMEEAKQRGHEVTAIVRNASKLKNQTNVIEKDIFVITSKDIEQFDAVVDAFNAPPGSEQMHVESIQSLIKAFQGVQTRLAVVGGAGSLFVDEEKTMPLMSTEGFPAAYYPTASNMGKGLKELEKSTIDWTYLSPAAFFDPEGARTGAYQLGKDHVITNSQNESYISYADYAIALIDELENKNYVNERFAVVGEKA, encoded by the coding sequence ATGAAAATTGGCGTTATTGGAGCAACAGGAAAAGCAGGTCAATTAATTATGGAAGAAGCAAAACAGAGAGGACATGAAGTAACAGCCATTGTTCGAAATGCTTCTAAACTAAAAAATCAAACAAACGTAATTGAAAAAGATATTTTTGTCATTACTTCAAAAGACATTGAACAGTTCGATGCTGTGGTAGACGCATTTAATGCACCTCCCGGAAGTGAACAGATGCACGTTGAGTCTATACAATCACTTATTAAAGCATTTCAAGGTGTCCAAACGCGACTCGCAGTAGTGGGCGGAGCAGGAAGTTTATTTGTAGATGAAGAAAAAACAATGCCTTTAATGAGCACAGAAGGTTTTCCAGCAGCTTATTATCCAACGGCTTCAAATATGGGCAAAGGTTTAAAAGAACTAGAAAAATCAACTATAGATTGGACTTATTTAAGCCCAGCCGCTTTTTTTGACCCAGAAGGTGCTCGCACTGGAGCCTATCAATTAGGAAAAGATCACGTGATCACAAATAGTCAAAATGAAAGCTATATTAGCTATGCTGATTATGCGATTGCTTTAATAGATGAGTTAGAGAATAAAAACTATGTAAACGAACGTTTTGCTGTAGTGGGTGAGAAAGCATAA
- a CDS encoding urea amidolyase associated protein UAAP2 has protein sequence MAVFNRVESSRKIENAIYDETVLAGDGWMHELKPGQTLRIIDVEGNQAADTLFFDAENPEDHYSAVSTIANQGNIYLSTGTVLLSQSGKELVKIVADTCGRHDTLGGACSAQSNTVRYAHDTLPMHNCRDTFMLQLSKYDSRYTKRDLAPNVNFFMNVPVTPSGGLTFNDGVSAPGYYVEMEAINPTLVLISNCPQLNNPCNDYNPTPIRLVIWDSL, from the coding sequence ATGGCTGTATTTAACCGAGTGGAAAGTAGCAGAAAAATAGAGAACGCAATTTATGATGAAACGGTACTGGCTGGGGACGGCTGGATGCACGAACTTAAACCAGGACAAACTCTTAGAATAATAGATGTAGAAGGCAATCAAGCAGCGGATACGTTATTCTTTGATGCAGAAAATCCAGAAGATCATTACAGTGCAGTATCGACGATTGCTAATCAAGGAAATATTTATTTATCCACCGGCACGGTGCTGCTTTCTCAATCTGGCAAAGAACTAGTCAAAATTGTAGCTGACACGTGCGGACGCCACGATACCCTAGGCGGAGCTTGTTCCGCACAAAGCAACACCGTACGTTATGCACATGACACGCTTCCGATGCATAACTGCCGAGATACATTTATGCTGCAGCTATCAAAATATGATAGCCGCTACACTAAAAGAGATTTAGCACCGAACGTAAACTTTTTTATGAATGTACCCGTGACGCCAAGCGGCGGATTAACGTTTAATGACGGAGTGTCTGCACCTGGATACTATGTAGAAATGGAAGCGATCAATCCTACACTTGTATTGATCAGCAACTGCCCTCAGCTTAATAATCCGTGCAACGATTATAACCCTACCCCTATTCGCTTAGTTATTTGGGATTCATTATAA
- a CDS encoding DedA family protein: MQGFIDFVQNLGIVGIFIATAIEAAAIPFPCTLSILLIGSVLQLSIWKILMVSAVNTVIYIAFNYIPFVMGYRFESITKRWFGEKNIKRAQKWFHKYGKWSITISRPISIANYITYLAGLSKIKSKDFVLYSTLGIFPWFVFLLYVGGLGDIEKIQKYLHDVDRLIFVILIIGVIVGAGWWMKKRKST, translated from the coding sequence GTGCAAGGGTTTATTGATTTTGTACAAAACTTAGGCATAGTGGGCATCTTTATTGCTACAGCAATCGAAGCTGCGGCAATTCCTTTTCCGTGTACGTTATCGATTTTGCTCATTGGCTCGGTTCTGCAGCTCTCAATATGGAAAATCCTTATGGTTTCAGCTGTCAATACCGTTATTTATATCGCATTCAACTATATTCCGTTCGTGATGGGATACAGGTTTGAATCTATTACCAAGCGCTGGTTTGGTGAAAAAAATATAAAGCGTGCCCAAAAGTGGTTTCATAAGTATGGAAAATGGAGTATTACGATTTCTCGGCCCATCAGTATCGCAAACTATATAACCTATTTGGCAGGCCTTAGTAAAATTAAATCTAAGGACTTTGTTTTATACAGCACATTAGGTATTTTTCCATGGTTTGTTTTTTTGCTCTATGTAGGAGGACTTGGAGATATTGAAAAAATCCAAAAATATTTGCATGATGTAGACCGTTTAATATTTGTTATTCTTATAATCGGAGTGATAGTTGGTGCAGGCTGGTGGATGAAAAAGAGAAAAAGTACATAA
- a CDS encoding amidohydrolase family protein: MLHLINVRLPIMHDHALFEVKISNGMYTSIVLQNGYLEGDEFFPLHAAVLGKETSLDAQGRVLLPGFVDMHMHLDKAHSLPQVPNLSGTLQEAIKNYSSSLPAFPEEEIKQRMLKTALQALANGTTTIRTHIDFDCSMEEDSLFRSLQAAVEVRDELSPYMDVQVVPLFSNLDIDDMHKMTKIERAFDLEIDAIGGCPHLAGNPEKEIDALFSLAQAYNKPLDLHVDESDDPSVDTIINIAHRTIELNMEGKVVVGHLCSLAGMTDAKVKEILNLLKQAKIGVVTLPASNLYLQGREDKGIVRRGVTRIRDIQKAAIPIATASDNVNDPFHPFGKADLLQVGLLTAYAAHMGSPDDQRQLLRMITSIPARLIGKEKYGVEEGNEANFVLLNVQSVQEIWTELPETRFVFNKHRWLSVKETHQRLADTNLTNLWQENQILIG; this comes from the coding sequence TTGCTTCACTTAATTAATGTTCGCTTGCCAATTATGCACGATCACGCTCTTTTTGAAGTGAAAATTTCAAATGGAATGTATACTTCTATCGTTTTACAAAACGGTTATCTTGAAGGTGACGAGTTTTTTCCGCTACACGCGGCCGTGTTAGGAAAAGAAACGTCACTTGATGCACAGGGGCGTGTACTATTACCAGGATTTGTAGATATGCATATGCATTTAGACAAAGCTCATTCGCTTCCTCAAGTACCCAATCTATCTGGAACTCTTCAAGAAGCCATTAAAAATTACAGCAGCAGCCTGCCGGCATTTCCAGAAGAAGAAATTAAGCAGCGAATGTTAAAAACTGCTTTGCAGGCATTAGCTAACGGTACGACTACGATTCGAACGCATATTGATTTTGACTGCAGCATGGAAGAAGATAGCTTATTTCGAAGTTTACAAGCGGCTGTCGAAGTGAGAGATGAATTAAGCCCCTATATGGATGTGCAGGTTGTTCCGCTATTCTCTAACTTAGACATTGATGATATGCATAAGATGACTAAAATTGAACGAGCATTCGACCTTGAAATTGATGCGATTGGAGGCTGTCCTCATTTAGCTGGAAATCCAGAAAAAGAGATTGATGCTCTGTTTTCGCTGGCTCAAGCCTATAATAAACCTCTTGACTTACATGTGGATGAAAGCGATGATCCATCTGTTGATACGATAATTAATATTGCTCATAGAACAATTGAATTGAATATGGAAGGAAAAGTGGTAGTGGGGCATCTTTGTTCGCTTGCAGGAATGACTGATGCAAAAGTGAAAGAAATCTTAAACCTTTTGAAACAGGCGAAAATTGGAGTTGTCACATTACCTGCTTCTAATTTATATTTACAGGGAAGGGAAGATAAAGGAATTGTAAGACGAGGCGTAACGCGTATTCGCGACATACAAAAAGCAGCGATTCCGATTGCTACTGCATCTGATAACGTGAACGACCCCTTTCATCCGTTTGGAAAAGCAGACTTGCTGCAAGTAGGGTTACTAACTGCCTATGCTGCACATATGGGAAGTCCAGATGATCAGCGGCAGTTGCTCCGAATGATTACAAGTATACCAGCCCGGCTGATTGGAAAAGAAAAGTATGGAGTGGAAGAAGGAAACGAAGCAAACTTTGTTCTGTTAAATGTCCAGTCTGTACAGGAAATATGGACTGAACTTCCTGAAACTCGCTTTGTTTTCAACAAGCATCGCTGGCTTAGCGTAAAAGAGACGCATCAGCGGCTCGCGGATACGAACTTGACTAATCTTTGGCAGGAAAATCAAATTTTAATTGGTTAA
- a CDS encoding urea amidolyase associated protein UAAP1, with amino-acid sequence MSYIWKQTIPAGGKWSGRIGRGKSVTFTAQESGANASLLLYNAYDLTERYNMPDTLKAQHTAHLTKGHVLMSDNGRVFASITADTTGWHDTISGYTTRSFTQQKYGASTYQESRNAWRRNGEENFSMELLRNGLTTRDLVPNLNLFSKVYCDEEGNMNFVSSHCKKGDFITLRTEMDLLFVLSNTPNPLDPSKTYPSVPIEITVDEAAPVSSDDYCLNFRPENKRAFENTWSYDLLLGNKTLSTI; translated from the coding sequence ATGAGTTATATCTGGAAGCAAACCATCCCAGCGGGCGGAAAATGGTCAGGACGAATTGGGAGAGGAAAATCAGTGACGTTTACCGCACAAGAATCCGGTGCAAACGCATCCCTACTATTGTACAACGCTTATGATTTAACGGAACGATACAACATGCCTGATACCTTAAAAGCTCAGCATACTGCTCATTTAACAAAAGGACACGTTCTGATGAGTGACAACGGCAGAGTATTTGCAAGCATCACTGCTGACACCACCGGCTGGCATGATACCATTTCAGGCTATACTACGCGCAGCTTCACTCAGCAAAAATACGGTGCATCTACTTATCAAGAATCCCGAAACGCATGGAGAAGGAATGGAGAAGAAAACTTCTCAATGGAGCTTCTGCGCAACGGTTTAACAACACGGGATTTAGTCCCTAATCTTAACTTATTTTCAAAAGTATACTGCGACGAAGAAGGCAATATGAATTTTGTTTCTTCTCATTGTAAAAAAGGAGATTTTATTACGCTTAGAACAGAAATGGATTTGCTTTTTGTACTGTCTAATACCCCTAACCCTTTAGACCCAAGTAAAACGTATCCTTCTGTTCCGATTGAGATAACCGTAGATGAAGCAGCTCCTGTTAGCTCAGATGACTACTGTTTAAATTTTAGACCTGAAAATAAACGAGCGTTTGAAAACACATGGTCTTATGACCTATTGCTTGGAAATAAAACATTATCAACGATTTAA
- a CDS encoding APC family permease, which yields MNNQPALSKSLKVYQIVFLGLAWMTPMIFFTVYGVAYDAAGGQMVLAYLIAFLAIFFTAYSYSRMVKAYPIAGSAYTYTKKAIHPRLGFLVGWALLLDYIFSPIIAILTFGIFMHTEFPSIPVYVWVIVMNIILALVNIVGIKSVARISGISVVVQILFISLFCLFIIKDIATGQASSSTLFSLHPFLASDVPFTTIFSGAALICFCFLGFDAVTTMAEETIQPERTIPKAIFLIVCIAAVMYIAISYFTQIAYPGFTFTNPDNAAYTLVKLVGGNLLSSLFITVLIIATFTQGVSSVTSVTRFLYALGRESVLPQKVFSYIHPTFKTPVVNILLVTAFSFLGMFIDLNTAVTFVSFGALTAFTFVNLSVIAHFYIKLKKRSFTETILYLIFPLIGAAFIGWLLTLLNKDTLLIGVAWLTVGFLYLFVKSRLSAPFAKRDHSKVTVPEK from the coding sequence ATGAACAACCAACCAGCGTTAAGTAAATCGCTAAAGGTATATCAAATTGTATTTTTGGGTCTTGCCTGGATGACTCCGATGATTTTCTTTACAGTTTACGGAGTAGCCTACGATGCGGCTGGAGGGCAAATGGTCCTTGCTTATTTAATTGCTTTTTTAGCTATCTTTTTTACCGCATATAGCTATAGCCGAATGGTAAAAGCATATCCAATAGCAGGATCTGCTTATACGTATACGAAAAAAGCTATACATCCTCGCCTTGGCTTTTTAGTAGGCTGGGCACTTCTTTTAGACTATATTTTCTCCCCTATTATCGCTATTTTAACATTTGGTATTTTTATGCATACAGAATTTCCTTCTATTCCTGTATACGTATGGGTCATTGTCATGAACATTATCTTAGCTTTAGTCAATATTGTTGGTATTAAATCTGTCGCTCGTATAAGCGGCATCTCTGTTGTAGTTCAGATTCTATTTATAAGTTTGTTTTGTTTATTTATCATCAAAGATATTGCAACAGGTCAAGCTAGTTCTTCTACTCTTTTTTCACTTCATCCTTTTTTGGCTTCAGATGTACCGTTTACGACTATCTTTTCTGGAGCTGCGCTCATTTGCTTTTGCTTTTTAGGATTTGATGCCGTGACAACAATGGCGGAAGAAACGATTCAACCGGAAAGGACCATTCCAAAAGCCATTTTTCTTATTGTTTGTATTGCAGCTGTTATGTACATCGCTATTTCGTATTTTACACAGATTGCCTATCCGGGATTCACATTTACTAATCCTGATAATGCTGCCTACACCCTTGTAAAATTAGTGGGCGGAAATCTTTTAAGCAGTCTATTTATTACGGTCTTAATTATCGCAACCTTTACTCAAGGAGTTTCTTCAGTCACAAGCGTGACTCGCTTTTTATATGCTTTAGGCCGTGAATCCGTGCTGCCTCAGAAGGTATTTTCATATATTCATCCAACGTTTAAAACGCCCGTGGTGAATATCTTGCTTGTTACCGCTTTTTCGTTTTTGGGAATGTTTATTGATTTAAACACAGCCGTTACTTTTGTCAGTTTCGGTGCCTTAACCGCTTTTACATTTGTTAATCTATCAGTCATTGCCCATTTTTATATTAAGTTAAAGAAACGGTCGTTTACTGAAACAATACTTTATTTAATCTTCCCTTTGATAGGAGCGGCATTTATCGGATGGCTGCTCACACTGTTAAACAAAGACACTCTTTTGATTGGTGTCGCCTGGCTTACGGTTGGATTTCTCTATTTATTTGTAAAATCTCGACTATCGGCTCCTTTTGCAAAGAGAGATCATTCAAAAGTGACGGTTCCTGAAAAATAA
- the atzF gene encoding allophanate hydrolase, protein MKTVSLPKTFSVQWLRDMYIKKELTPEDVVHQILTRVEADKDMNIWITPPTLGELKPYLDRLATLSPEALPLWGIPFAVKDNIDIAHVPTTAGCKEYTYIPSAHATVVQRLIDAGAIPLGKTNLDQFATGLVGTRSPYGETHNALKSELISGGSSSGSAVSVARGHAAFSLGTDTAGSGRVPAGLNRLIGYKPSLGAWPSAGVVPACKSLDCVTAFAHEWSDVLLVDSIIRGVDDQDPWSRSVVRASSALPEKICMVKEPLSFYGPFAEQYEEAWKQAVKKIEGLSIPIEYIDGSYLSEAAALLYDGPYVAERWADLGEFITSHEETAFPVTEQVLRSGAKSEYDAAALFQASHKLQSFKHKAYHQLKNAVLVMPTAGGTWTREQVRENPIETNSDMGRFTNHCNLLDLCAVSLPSQDADLDLPFGISFFSTFDGEQFICGLSEVFLNGERTVDSRKDTTLVAVCGLHMRGFPLEFQMREHGASFVRKDQTAPYYQLFKLPTSPAKPGLLRTHQQGEKIEVELWEMPLSLLGSFADSIPSPLGLGKITLEDGSEVAGFLCEAHATEDAEDITSYRSWRAVYS, encoded by the coding sequence ATGAAAACAGTTAGTTTGCCTAAAACATTTTCGGTTCAATGGTTACGTGATATGTATATCAAAAAAGAATTAACTCCGGAAGATGTAGTACATCAAATTCTTACGCGTGTAGAAGCTGACAAAGATATGAACATTTGGATTACCCCTCCTACACTCGGTGAGTTAAAACCTTATCTCGATCGCTTAGCTACCCTAAGCCCTGAAGCGTTACCTTTATGGGGAATTCCATTCGCCGTTAAAGATAATATTGATATAGCACATGTACCAACGACAGCCGGATGTAAAGAATATACGTATATCCCTTCTGCACATGCTACGGTTGTTCAACGTCTTATTGATGCAGGTGCTATTCCTCTTGGAAAGACCAACTTGGACCAATTTGCTACAGGGCTGGTCGGTACACGAAGCCCTTACGGCGAAACGCACAATGCGTTAAAGTCCGAGCTCATTAGCGGCGGATCGAGCTCAGGGTCAGCTGTATCCGTAGCTCGCGGGCACGCTGCTTTTTCTTTAGGTACCGATACAGCAGGTTCAGGGCGCGTTCCAGCCGGTTTAAACCGTTTAATTGGCTATAAACCTTCTCTCGGAGCGTGGCCATCTGCAGGTGTAGTTCCGGCGTGTAAAAGCTTAGACTGCGTCACTGCTTTTGCTCATGAATGGAGTGACGTACTGCTTGTAGATTCTATTATTAGAGGAGTAGACGATCAAGATCCATGGTCACGCTCTGTTGTTCGGGCTTCTTCGGCTCTCCCTGAAAAAATTTGTATGGTAAAAGAACCGCTCTCATTTTACGGACCGTTTGCTGAGCAGTACGAGGAAGCTTGGAAGCAAGCAGTGAAAAAGATTGAAGGTTTATCTATTCCCATTGAATACATTGACGGCTCGTATTTAAGCGAAGCAGCTGCTTTATTGTATGACGGCCCATACGTAGCGGAGCGCTGGGCTGACTTAGGAGAATTTATTACTTCTCATGAAGAAACAGCATTTCCTGTAACCGAGCAAGTCCTTCGTTCAGGAGCTAAATCAGAATATGATGCTGCTGCTTTATTTCAAGCTTCACATAAGCTTCAATCCTTTAAACATAAAGCATATCATCAGCTTAAAAATGCTGTTCTTGTTATGCCGACAGCAGGCGGAACGTGGACGCGGGAACAAGTAAGAGAAAATCCAATTGAAACAAACAGTGACATGGGGCGTTTTACAAACCATTGTAACTTGCTCGACTTATGCGCTGTCTCTCTTCCATCTCAAGATGCAGATCTTGATTTACCGTTTGGCATTTCATTTTTCTCTACATTTGACGGCGAACAATTCATTTGCGGGCTTAGCGAAGTGTTTTTAAATGGTGAACGAACGGTTGATTCAAGAAAAGATACAACCTTAGTAGCTGTTTGCGGTTTGCATATGCGCGGGTTTCCACTTGAATTTCAAATGCGTGAACACGGAGCTTCATTCGTACGAAAAGACCAAACCGCTCCTTATTACCAGCTTTTTAAACTGCCTACTTCTCCAGCAAAACCGGGGCTGCTGCGAACGCATCAACAAGGAGAAAAAATTGAAGTTGAACTTTGGGAAATGCCCTTATCACTACTCGGCTCTTTTGCCGATTCTATCCCTTCTCCTCTTGGACTAGGCAAAATCACTCTCGAAGACGGCAGTGAAGTAGCGGGTTTTCTTTGTGAAGCTCATGCGACAGAAGATGCGGAGGATATTACGTCTTATAGAAGCTGGCGGGCTGTTTATAGTTGA
- a CDS encoding cold-shock protein — MVQGKVKWFNAEKGFGFIEVEGQDDVFVHFSAIQGEGFKSLEEGQEVTFEIEDGARGPQAANVQK, encoded by the coding sequence ATGGTACAAGGTAAAGTAAAATGGTTTAATGCAGAAAAAGGTTTTGGATTCATCGAAGTAGAAGGACAAGACGACGTATTCGTACACTTCTCAGCTATCCAAGGCGAAGGTTTCAAATCACTTGAAGAAGGTCAAGAAGTTACATTTGAAATCGAAGATGGAGCTCGTGGACCACAAGCTGCTAACGTTCAAAAGTAA